A single Suricata suricatta isolate VVHF042 chromosome 2, meerkat_22Aug2017_6uvM2_HiC, whole genome shotgun sequence DNA region contains:
- the ASB15 gene encoding ankyrin repeat and SOCS box protein 15 isoform X3, whose translation MAVMDSNNDPDEDHLTSYDIQLSIQESIEASKSVFYSERFVPLSDQNRKLVEAIKQGHILELQEYVKYKYALDEADEKGWFPLHEAVIQPIQQILEVVLDASYQTLWEFKTSTGETPLTLAVNAGLVENVRTLLEKGVWPNTKNDKGETPLLIAVKKGSYDMVFTLLKHKASLDQPCIKRWSAMHEAAKQGRKDIIALLLNHGGNVHLRDGFGVTPLGVAAEYGHCDVLEHLIHRGGDVFALADDGASVLFEAAGGGNPDCISLLLEYGGSGNVPNRAGHLPIHRAAYEGHYLALKYLIPVTSKHAIQKSGLTPIHSAADGQNVQCLELLIENGFDVNTLLADHISESYDDERKTALYFAVSNNDIQCTEVLLVAGADPNLDPLNCLLVAVRASNHEIVRLLLSHGANVNCYFMHVNDTRFPSAIQYALNDEVMLRLLLNNGYQVEMCFDCMHGNIFGNSFVWSEIEEEVLPGWTSCVIRDNPFCEFITVPWMKHLVGSVVRVLIDYMDYIPLCTKLKSALEVQREWPEIRQILESPIQAFKNHP comes from the exons ATGGCAG TCATGGATAGTAACAATGACCCGGATGAAGACCATCTTACAAGCTATGATATTCagctcagtattcaagaatccaTTGAAGCCAGCAAGtctgtattttattctgaaaG ATTTGTACCACTAAGTGATCAAAACAGAAAACTCGTGGAAGCCATCAAACAAG GTCACATTCTTGAGCTCCAGGAATATGTGAAGTATAAATATGCATTGGATGAAGCTGATGAAAAAGGATGGTTTCCATTGCATGAAGCTGTGATTCAacccattcaacaaatactcGAAGTTGTCCTGGATG CATCCTACCAGACACTCTGGGAGTTCAAGACCTCTACTGGAGAAACACCCCTGACTTTGGCAGTCAACGCTGGTCTGGTGGAAAATGTAAGAACTTTATTAGAAAAAGGAGTGTGGCCAAACACCAAAAATGACAAAGGAGAGACACCACTTCTGATTG CTGTAAAAAAGGGCTCCTACGACATGGTGTTCACTCTGCTTAAACACAAGGCCAGCCTTGACCAGCCCTGCATCAAGCGATGGTCGGCAATGCATGAAGCAGCCAAACAAGGCCGCAAAGATATCATAGCGCTGCTACTAAACCACGGAGGCAATGTCCATCTGAGGGACGGATTTGGAGTCACACCGTTAGGTGTTGCTGCAGAGTATGGTCACTGTGATGTGTTAGAACATCTAATCCACAGAG GTGGTGATGTGTTTGCTTTGGCGGACGATGGGGCGTCAGTGTTGTTCGAGGCCGCAGGAGGGGGCAATCCTGACTGCATTTCTCTCCTGCTGGAATACGGCGGGAGTGGAAACGTACCTAACAGAGCAGGGCATCTTCCCATACACCGAGCTGCTTACGAGGGACATTATCT tgcgcTGAAGTATCTTATCCCAGTAACATCCAAACATGCAATCCAGAAAAGTGGGCTAACACCAATTCACTCAGCAGCAGACGGACAAAACGTACAGTGCCTAGAGCTGCTTATTGAAAATGGCTTTGATGTCAATACCCTGCTTGCTGACCACATTTCCGAGAGCTATGATGACGAGCGGAAGACCGCGCTCTATTTTGCCGTTTCTAACAATGATATCCAGTGCACAGAAGTCCTTCTGGTGGCAGGTGCAGACCCAAACCTAGATCCCCTCAACTGCCTGCTCGTGGCAGTGAGGGCCAGTAACCATGAAATTGTCCGGCTGCTTCTCTCCCATGGAGCTAACGTCAATTGTTATTTCATGCATGTGAATGACACACGTTTCCCCAGTGCCATTCAATATGCCCTGAATGACGAGGTAATGCTGAGGCTGTTGCTGAATAATGGCTACCAAGTGGAGATGTGCTTTGACTGCATGCATGGGAACATCTTCGGAAATTCATTTGTGTGGTCAGAGATAGAAGAAGAGGTACTACCGGGGTGGACATCTTGTGTAATAAGAGACAACCCG TTCTGTGAGTTTATTACAGTTCCTTGGATGAAACACTTGGTAGGCAGCGTTGTTCGTGTATTAATTGATTACATGGATTATATCCCTCTGTGTACTAAACTGAAGTCTGCACTCGAAGTACAGAGAGAATGGCCAGAAATTCGTCAAATACtag AATCACCCATccaggcttttaaaaatcatccttaG
- the ASB15 gene encoding ankyrin repeat and SOCS box protein 15 isoform X2 has product MDSNNDPDEDHLTSYDIQLSIQESIEASKSVFYSERFVPLSDQNRKLVEAIKQGHILELQEYVKYKYALDEADEKGWFPLHEAVIQPIQQILEVVLDASYQTLWEFKTSTGETPLTLAVNAGLVENVRTLLEKGVWPNTKNDKGETPLLIAVKKGSYDMVFTLLKHKASLDQPCIKRWSAMHEAAKQGRKDIIALLLNHGGNVHLRDGFGVTPLGVAAEYGHCDVLEHLIHRGGDVFALADDGASVLFEAAGGGNPDCISLLLEYGGSGNVPNRAGHLPIHRAAYEGHYLALKYLIPVTSKHAIQKSGLTPIHSAADGQNVQCLELLIENGFDVNTLLADHISESYDDERKTALYFAVSNNDIQCTEVLLVAGADPNLDPLNCLLVAVRASNHEIVRLLLSHGANVNCYFMHVNDTRFPSAIQYALNDEVMLRLLLNNGYQVEMCFDCMHGNIFGNSFVWSEIEEEVLPGWTSCVIRDNPFCEFITVPWMKHLVGSVVRVLIDYMDYIPLCTKLKSALEVQREWPEIRQILENPCSLKHLCRLKIRRLMGLRRLCHPSSLEKLPLPPTMRRYVLFKEYDLYGQELKLP; this is encoded by the exons ATGGATAGTAACAATGACCCGGATGAAGACCATCTTACAAGCTATGATATTCagctcagtattcaagaatccaTTGAAGCCAGCAAGtctgtattttattctgaaaG ATTTGTACCACTAAGTGATCAAAACAGAAAACTCGTGGAAGCCATCAAACAAG GTCACATTCTTGAGCTCCAGGAATATGTGAAGTATAAATATGCATTGGATGAAGCTGATGAAAAAGGATGGTTTCCATTGCATGAAGCTGTGATTCAacccattcaacaaatactcGAAGTTGTCCTGGATG CATCCTACCAGACACTCTGGGAGTTCAAGACCTCTACTGGAGAAACACCCCTGACTTTGGCAGTCAACGCTGGTCTGGTGGAAAATGTAAGAACTTTATTAGAAAAAGGAGTGTGGCCAAACACCAAAAATGACAAAGGAGAGACACCACTTCTGATTG CTGTAAAAAAGGGCTCCTACGACATGGTGTTCACTCTGCTTAAACACAAGGCCAGCCTTGACCAGCCCTGCATCAAGCGATGGTCGGCAATGCATGAAGCAGCCAAACAAGGCCGCAAAGATATCATAGCGCTGCTACTAAACCACGGAGGCAATGTCCATCTGAGGGACGGATTTGGAGTCACACCGTTAGGTGTTGCTGCAGAGTATGGTCACTGTGATGTGTTAGAACATCTAATCCACAGAG GTGGTGATGTGTTTGCTTTGGCGGACGATGGGGCGTCAGTGTTGTTCGAGGCCGCAGGAGGGGGCAATCCTGACTGCATTTCTCTCCTGCTGGAATACGGCGGGAGTGGAAACGTACCTAACAGAGCAGGGCATCTTCCCATACACCGAGCTGCTTACGAGGGACATTATCT tgcgcTGAAGTATCTTATCCCAGTAACATCCAAACATGCAATCCAGAAAAGTGGGCTAACACCAATTCACTCAGCAGCAGACGGACAAAACGTACAGTGCCTAGAGCTGCTTATTGAAAATGGCTTTGATGTCAATACCCTGCTTGCTGACCACATTTCCGAGAGCTATGATGACGAGCGGAAGACCGCGCTCTATTTTGCCGTTTCTAACAATGATATCCAGTGCACAGAAGTCCTTCTGGTGGCAGGTGCAGACCCAAACCTAGATCCCCTCAACTGCCTGCTCGTGGCAGTGAGGGCCAGTAACCATGAAATTGTCCGGCTGCTTCTCTCCCATGGAGCTAACGTCAATTGTTATTTCATGCATGTGAATGACACACGTTTCCCCAGTGCCATTCAATATGCCCTGAATGACGAGGTAATGCTGAGGCTGTTGCTGAATAATGGCTACCAAGTGGAGATGTGCTTTGACTGCATGCATGGGAACATCTTCGGAAATTCATTTGTGTGGTCAGAGATAGAAGAAGAGGTACTACCGGGGTGGACATCTTGTGTAATAAGAGACAACCCG TTCTGTGAGTTTATTACAGTTCCTTGGATGAAACACTTGGTAGGCAGCGTTGTTCGTGTATTAATTGATTACATGGATTATATCCCTCTGTGTACTAAACTGAAGTCTGCACTCGAAGTACAGAGAGAATGGCCAGAAATTCGTCAAATACtag
- the ASB15 gene encoding ankyrin repeat and SOCS box protein 15 isoform X1, with translation MAVMDSNNDPDEDHLTSYDIQLSIQESIEASKSVFYSERFVPLSDQNRKLVEAIKQGHILELQEYVKYKYALDEADEKGWFPLHEAVIQPIQQILEVVLDASYQTLWEFKTSTGETPLTLAVNAGLVENVRTLLEKGVWPNTKNDKGETPLLIAVKKGSYDMVFTLLKHKASLDQPCIKRWSAMHEAAKQGRKDIIALLLNHGGNVHLRDGFGVTPLGVAAEYGHCDVLEHLIHRGGDVFALADDGASVLFEAAGGGNPDCISLLLEYGGSGNVPNRAGHLPIHRAAYEGHYLALKYLIPVTSKHAIQKSGLTPIHSAADGQNVQCLELLIENGFDVNTLLADHISESYDDERKTALYFAVSNNDIQCTEVLLVAGADPNLDPLNCLLVAVRASNHEIVRLLLSHGANVNCYFMHVNDTRFPSAIQYALNDEVMLRLLLNNGYQVEMCFDCMHGNIFGNSFVWSEIEEEVLPGWTSCVIRDNPFCEFITVPWMKHLVGSVVRVLIDYMDYIPLCTKLKSALEVQREWPEIRQILENPCSLKHLCRLKIRRLMGLRRLCHPSSLEKLPLPPTMRRYVLFKEYDLYGQELKLP, from the exons ATGGCAG TCATGGATAGTAACAATGACCCGGATGAAGACCATCTTACAAGCTATGATATTCagctcagtattcaagaatccaTTGAAGCCAGCAAGtctgtattttattctgaaaG ATTTGTACCACTAAGTGATCAAAACAGAAAACTCGTGGAAGCCATCAAACAAG GTCACATTCTTGAGCTCCAGGAATATGTGAAGTATAAATATGCATTGGATGAAGCTGATGAAAAAGGATGGTTTCCATTGCATGAAGCTGTGATTCAacccattcaacaaatactcGAAGTTGTCCTGGATG CATCCTACCAGACACTCTGGGAGTTCAAGACCTCTACTGGAGAAACACCCCTGACTTTGGCAGTCAACGCTGGTCTGGTGGAAAATGTAAGAACTTTATTAGAAAAAGGAGTGTGGCCAAACACCAAAAATGACAAAGGAGAGACACCACTTCTGATTG CTGTAAAAAAGGGCTCCTACGACATGGTGTTCACTCTGCTTAAACACAAGGCCAGCCTTGACCAGCCCTGCATCAAGCGATGGTCGGCAATGCATGAAGCAGCCAAACAAGGCCGCAAAGATATCATAGCGCTGCTACTAAACCACGGAGGCAATGTCCATCTGAGGGACGGATTTGGAGTCACACCGTTAGGTGTTGCTGCAGAGTATGGTCACTGTGATGTGTTAGAACATCTAATCCACAGAG GTGGTGATGTGTTTGCTTTGGCGGACGATGGGGCGTCAGTGTTGTTCGAGGCCGCAGGAGGGGGCAATCCTGACTGCATTTCTCTCCTGCTGGAATACGGCGGGAGTGGAAACGTACCTAACAGAGCAGGGCATCTTCCCATACACCGAGCTGCTTACGAGGGACATTATCT tgcgcTGAAGTATCTTATCCCAGTAACATCCAAACATGCAATCCAGAAAAGTGGGCTAACACCAATTCACTCAGCAGCAGACGGACAAAACGTACAGTGCCTAGAGCTGCTTATTGAAAATGGCTTTGATGTCAATACCCTGCTTGCTGACCACATTTCCGAGAGCTATGATGACGAGCGGAAGACCGCGCTCTATTTTGCCGTTTCTAACAATGATATCCAGTGCACAGAAGTCCTTCTGGTGGCAGGTGCAGACCCAAACCTAGATCCCCTCAACTGCCTGCTCGTGGCAGTGAGGGCCAGTAACCATGAAATTGTCCGGCTGCTTCTCTCCCATGGAGCTAACGTCAATTGTTATTTCATGCATGTGAATGACACACGTTTCCCCAGTGCCATTCAATATGCCCTGAATGACGAGGTAATGCTGAGGCTGTTGCTGAATAATGGCTACCAAGTGGAGATGTGCTTTGACTGCATGCATGGGAACATCTTCGGAAATTCATTTGTGTGGTCAGAGATAGAAGAAGAGGTACTACCGGGGTGGACATCTTGTGTAATAAGAGACAACCCG TTCTGTGAGTTTATTACAGTTCCTTGGATGAAACACTTGGTAGGCAGCGTTGTTCGTGTATTAATTGATTACATGGATTATATCCCTCTGTGTACTAAACTGAAGTCTGCACTCGAAGTACAGAGAGAATGGCCAGAAATTCGTCAAATACtag